In the genome of Saprospira sp. CCB-QB6, one region contains:
- a CDS encoding peroxiredoxin-like family protein — MKKLFVFLLLLWSSLSFAQKESVPNAAEDICPILIGETIPAGSLQNVDGESLNIKKLIKKQKTVLVFYRGNWCPYCNLQLNGLQEIEKEIHDLGFQVLAISADKPEKLKESAEEGEFRYQLLSDSKMEYARKLGIAFQLDNSAQKRYRAFGVKLEEHSGETHYQLPAPAVFVLNTEGEIQFSYINPNFKVRLSPEILLAVLKATE, encoded by the coding sequence ATGAAAAAGTTATTTGTTTTTCTGCTTTTACTTTGGAGTAGCCTTTCTTTTGCCCAAAAAGAAAGCGTACCCAATGCCGCCGAAGATATTTGTCCTATTTTGATTGGCGAAACAATTCCTGCGGGCAGCCTCCAAAATGTAGACGGAGAAAGCCTGAACATTAAAAAGTTGATCAAAAAACAAAAAACCGTTTTAGTTTTTTACCGCGGAAATTGGTGCCCCTACTGCAATTTGCAACTAAATGGTCTACAAGAAATTGAAAAGGAAATTCATGATTTGGGCTTTCAAGTTTTGGCGATTTCTGCCGATAAACCCGAAAAACTAAAAGAAAGCGCAGAAGAAGGCGAATTCCGCTACCAATTGCTGTCCGATTCTAAAATGGAGTATGCTCGCAAACTAGGCATCGCTTTCCAACTAGATAATAGCGCCCAAAAACGCTACCGTGCATTTGGAGTCAAACTAGAAGAACATTCTGGCGAAACCCATTACCAATTGCCAGCCCCCGCCGTTTTTGTCCTAAATACAGAAGGCGAAATTCAGTTTTCTTATATCAATCCCAATTTTAAGGTGCGCCTCTCTCCCGAAATTCTACTGGCCGTCCTCAAGGCTACAGAATAA
- a CDS encoding cation diffusion facilitator family transporter, translating to MDQQNIRLQAWAVLLGALLLAAKFLAYFYTNSSSVLTDALESIINVVAGALGLYSLILAARPKDENHPYGHGKIEFISAGVEGTLIVLAGLLIIGQGSYRLFAGDYKLHPIDLGLYITAFAGAVNYLLGHLAEKQGKKTHSLALVASGQHLKSDAYSTLGLIFGLILIMILQYQSAEAYWIRLADNIVAILFGGIIAYTGYHIIRKSLAGIMDELDYELVHKIVQDLQDNRKENWIDVHNLRIIKYGSDLHIDCHLSVPWYFDIREGHKEIEALENLLREKLSSPVELFVHLDACRSSSCRLCSKKDCSHRETEFEGQLPWTADNILLNRMHGR from the coding sequence TTGGACCAGCAGAATATTCGTCTACAAGCTTGGGCGGTCCTTTTGGGCGCCCTGCTTTTAGCGGCCAAATTTTTGGCCTACTTCTATACCAACTCCAGCAGTGTATTGACCGATGCCCTAGAAAGTATTATCAATGTTGTTGCTGGAGCATTAGGACTGTATAGCCTAATTTTAGCTGCCCGCCCCAAGGATGAAAACCATCCTTATGGACATGGAAAAATTGAATTTATTTCTGCTGGTGTAGAAGGCACTCTCATTGTCTTGGCTGGCCTACTGATTATTGGACAAGGCAGCTACCGCCTATTTGCTGGAGACTACAAACTCCACCCCATCGATTTAGGGCTTTATATTACTGCCTTTGCTGGGGCTGTCAACTACCTACTTGGACACCTAGCCGAAAAACAAGGCAAAAAAACCCACTCCTTGGCCCTTGTCGCCAGTGGCCAACACCTAAAATCTGATGCCTACTCTACCCTAGGGCTTATTTTTGGCCTTATTCTCATCATGATTCTACAATATCAATCTGCTGAAGCATATTGGATCAGGTTAGCCGATAATATTGTCGCCATTCTCTTTGGGGGAATTATTGCCTATACGGGCTATCATATTATCCGAAAATCTTTGGCTGGCATTATGGACGAGCTGGATTATGAACTGGTCCATAAAATTGTTCAAGATTTACAAGATAACCGCAAAGAAAATTGGATCGATGTGCATAATCTGCGCATTATTAAATACGGTAGCGATTTACATATTGACTGCCATCTTTCCGTTCCCTGGTACTTCGATATTCGAGAAGGTCACAAAGAAATTGAAGCACTAGAAAACCTTTTGCGCGAAAAACTATCCTCTCCCGTAGAGCTTTTTGTACATTTGGATGCTTGCCGAAGCAGCTCTTGCCGACTTTGTAGCAAAAAAGATTGCTCACATCGAGAAACCGAATTTGAAGGGCAACTCCCTTGGACCGCAGACAATATTCTGCTCAATAGAATGCACGGCCGCTAA
- a CDS encoding energy transducer TonB has product MYYRYLFLLLFFVGGVQAMQAARAPQYIVEVDTLVPPPPPPPVVPPAPVVEETPPPPPPPAPAPTIDYLPKDCYYLTESCSEDESPEERKTCGQLALMKDLAAATIYPKAAKGKNINSVAYIRFVVTAEGKMENIELLRFMGEEGLGLEGVALNAVKVVAITAKWEAAEEFGKKVPIKMVVPIRFKSEKD; this is encoded by the coding sequence ATGTATTATCGCTATTTATTTTTGCTCCTCTTTTTTGTAGGGGGAGTTCAGGCTATGCAAGCCGCAAGAGCTCCACAATATATTGTGGAGGTTGATACTTTAGTTCCGCCACCACCGCCACCGCCAGTTGTTCCTCCAGCGCCAGTCGTAGAAGAAACACCGCCGCCACCACCACCTCCGGCACCGGCTCCGACTATAGATTATCTGCCGAAAGATTGTTATTATCTCACAGAAAGCTGTTCAGAAGACGAAAGTCCAGAAGAGCGAAAAACATGTGGGCAATTAGCATTAATGAAAGATTTAGCGGCCGCCACTATTTATCCTAAAGCCGCCAAGGGAAAAAACATCAATTCGGTAGCTTATATTCGATTTGTGGTAACTGCCGAGGGGAAAATGGAAAACATTGAACTTCTTCGGTTTATGGGCGAAGAAGGATTGGGTTTAGAGGGAGTTGCATTAAATGCTGTAAAAGTTGTAGCCATAACGGCAAAATGGGAAGCGGCAGAAGAATTCGGAAAAAAAGTTCCGATAAAAATGGTTGTACCGATTCGATTTAAGTCAGAAAAAGATTAG
- a CDS encoding polyamine aminopropyltransferase encodes MLKSNILKLSLFATGLSGIVAEYILATLATYFLGNSVFQFTIVLSVMLFSMGLGSRISKYFEKNLLSSFVIIEFTLSLLVAFSALFTYTATAYMEYTGIFIYSFCILIGLLIGMEIPLVVRLNDAYQELRVNVSAVMENDYYGSLIGGLFFAFVGLPYLGLTYTPFVLGAVNFGVALLLLVFLNQLFPKAHKLAFKIGAFAVGLVLLAGFFAAEPIVLFGEQKRYQDKVIFQHQSKYQKLVITEWKGNHWFYINGNQQLSTLDEWMYHEPMVHPIASLHPEPKTALVLGGGDGCVVRELLKYPSIERIMLVDLDPKVTELAQTNPIFLHMNDSALLDPRVEILNGDAFQYMEKTLDFYDLIYCDFPDPKSIELGRLYSYEFYKMCYKQLRPGGLISIQSGSPYYASKAFVCINKTLKEAGFSTLQIHNQVLTLGQWGWTLGAKDLPQEGFLKALRNVNLDKVQTKWLNKESLLHITSFGKSVVPIDTAKIQVNRIHDPVLSSYYRKGNWDWY; translated from the coding sequence ATGTTAAAATCCAACATTCTCAAATTATCTCTTTTTGCCACAGGTCTTTCGGGTATTGTGGCCGAATACATCTTGGCCACCTTGGCCACTTATTTTTTAGGCAATTCTGTTTTTCAGTTTACAATTGTCTTGTCCGTTATGCTTTTTTCTATGGGCTTGGGCAGTAGAATTTCCAAGTACTTTGAAAAGAATTTGCTGAGCAGCTTTGTGATTATTGAATTTACGCTTTCGCTTTTGGTCGCCTTTTCGGCTTTATTTACCTATACGGCCACGGCTTACATGGAATACACTGGCATTTTTATTTATAGCTTTTGTATCCTGATTGGTTTATTGATTGGGATGGAAATTCCCTTAGTCGTTCGCCTCAATGATGCTTATCAAGAATTGCGGGTCAATGTTTCAGCCGTCATGGAAAACGATTATTACGGTAGTTTGATTGGCGGATTATTTTTTGCTTTTGTGGGCCTTCCCTATTTGGGCCTTACTTATACGCCTTTTGTTTTGGGCGCCGTCAATTTTGGCGTGGCTCTTTTATTATTGGTCTTTTTGAACCAACTTTTTCCCAAAGCGCATAAATTGGCCTTTAAAATTGGGGCTTTTGCTGTGGGTTTAGTGCTTTTAGCTGGTTTTTTTGCAGCAGAACCTATTGTTCTTTTTGGCGAACAGAAACGTTATCAAGATAAAGTAATTTTCCAGCACCAATCTAAATATCAAAAACTGGTCATTACTGAGTGGAAAGGCAATCATTGGTTTTATATCAATGGCAACCAACAATTATCTACCTTAGATGAATGGATGTATCACGAACCCATGGTCCATCCTATCGCTAGTTTACATCCCGAACCCAAAACGGCTTTGGTTTTAGGCGGCGGCGATGGCTGCGTGGTCCGAGAATTACTAAAATATCCAAGCATTGAAAGAATTATGCTGGTTGATTTGGATCCCAAAGTGACCGAACTAGCCCAAACTAACCCTATTTTTCTCCATATGAATGATAGCGCTTTGCTAGACCCTCGAGTAGAAATTCTCAATGGCGATGCCTTTCAATACATGGAAAAAACTTTAGATTTTTACGATCTTATTTATTGTGATTTTCCAGACCCCAAAAGTATTGAACTCGGCCGTTTGTACTCTTATGAATTTTACAAAATGTGTTACAAACAATTGCGGCCAGGCGGGCTCATTTCCATCCAATCCGGCAGCCCTTATTATGCTAGCAAAGCCTTTGTTTGCATCAATAAAACACTAAAAGAAGCTGGATTCAGTACTTTGCAAATTCACAATCAAGTACTCACCCTAGGACAATGGGGCTGGACCCTAGGCGCCAAAGATTTACCCCAAGAAGGTTTCCTTAAAGCTTTAAGAAACGTTAATTTAGATAAAGTTCAGACCAAATGGCTCAACAAAGAGAGCCTCTTACATATTACTTCTTTCGGTAAGTCAGTCGTTCCTATCGACACGGCAAAAATTCAAGTCAATCGCATTCATGATCCAGTACTTAGTAGCTATTACCGCAAGGGAAATTGGGACTGGTACTAA
- a CDS encoding energy transducer TonB, with amino-acid sequence MYYRYLLLLFFFFGGISASQATTALQYVVVDSLLPPIPASEIVHKFPYYLQEHCPEDGSAEERKSCGDRALGNDLIDAFRLPKAAEGKTINASVYISFIVNLKGKMERIELIGYVGPKNLGLEEAILNAVKTVAENSEWEAGQENGRDILTRMTVPFLIKL; translated from the coding sequence ATGTATTATCGTTATTTACTTTTACTTTTTTTCTTCTTTGGGGGCATTAGTGCTTCACAAGCGACAACCGCCTTACAATATGTTGTTGTAGACAGTTTACTTCCGCCAATTCCAGCATCTGAAATCGTACATAAATTCCCTTATTATCTTCAAGAACATTGCCCAGAAGATGGCAGTGCAGAAGAACGAAAATCTTGTGGTGACCGAGCCCTAGGAAATGATTTAATAGATGCATTTAGACTGCCTAAAGCAGCCGAAGGCAAAACTATCAATGCCTCGGTATACATTTCATTTATCGTAAATCTAAAAGGGAAAATGGAAAGAATTGAGTTGATTGGATATGTAGGTCCAAAAAACCTTGGTTTAGAAGAAGCTATCCTAAATGCAGTAAAGACAGTGGCCGAAAATTCGGAATGGGAAGCTGGTCAGGAAAACGGAAGAGATATTCTGACGAGAATGACTGTTCCCTTTTTAATTAAATTATAA
- a CDS encoding DEAD/DEAH box helicase, which yields MSITKENFGPLGLSPQYIKALEDLGFEHPTGIQEKAIPLIRGGQHLIGIAQTGTGKTAAYLLPSLQKLQYHQADFIRAIIMVPTKELVLQVLEQQQELAKYTDIKMVGLYGGVGWQKQAKELEAGTDMVVCTPRRLFELYEKMNLDLRKVEILILDEADRMLDMGFRPQINTLLDLLPRKKQNLLFSATFSPEVEELSWNFMDFPHKVEITPEATPVETVEQRLYYTPNFGTKLNLLVHLFQQEEGFDRVIIFVRSKRSANKVFEALQRARLDGEMRLIHSNKGQNSRINAFKEFKEGLLRVLVSTDVMARGIDIPEVSHVINFEVPRLHEDYVHRIGRTGRAFHTGTAISFAQAAEQYHIQMIQKKIRMSIPVYELPIDLEIPETPFDEKQEIAKEIDHQKRKEDPNFQGAFHEKKDYKQKQKQKSSKRKRQFTGKAKSYMQKTTPKKKTTSKRNRHKK from the coding sequence ATGTCTATTACTAAAGAAAATTTTGGCCCACTTGGCCTTTCTCCTCAATATATTAAAGCCCTAGAAGATTTGGGCTTTGAACACCCCACTGGCATCCAAGAAAAAGCAATTCCACTCATTCGTGGAGGCCAACACCTGATTGGCATTGCCCAAACGGGAACAGGAAAAACAGCAGCCTATCTCCTACCTTCTTTACAAAAACTACAATATCACCAAGCCGATTTTATTCGGGCCATTATTATGGTACCCACCAAAGAATTGGTTTTGCAGGTTTTGGAACAACAACAAGAACTAGCCAAATACACCGATATTAAAATGGTGGGCCTCTATGGTGGAGTAGGTTGGCAAAAACAAGCCAAAGAACTAGAAGCAGGTACCGATATGGTGGTCTGTACCCCCCGCCGCCTCTTCGAACTCTATGAGAAAATGAATCTGGACCTCAGAAAGGTAGAAATTCTGATCTTGGATGAGGCCGATCGCATGCTCGATATGGGTTTCCGTCCACAAATTAACACCCTTTTGGACCTACTCCCCCGAAAAAAGCAAAATTTGCTATTTTCGGCCACCTTCTCTCCCGAAGTCGAAGAACTTAGCTGGAACTTTATGGATTTCCCCCATAAAGTAGAAATCACCCCAGAAGCTACCCCCGTAGAAACCGTAGAACAACGGCTCTATTATACCCCCAATTTTGGGACAAAACTCAACCTTTTGGTCCATCTCTTTCAACAGGAAGAGGGCTTTGATCGAGTCATTATTTTTGTCCGCTCTAAACGCAGCGCCAATAAGGTCTTTGAAGCTTTACAACGGGCCAGACTAGACGGCGAAATGCGCCTGATCCACTCCAATAAGGGCCAAAATAGCCGCATCAATGCCTTCAAAGAATTTAAAGAAGGGCTTTTGCGCGTGCTCGTTAGCACCGATGTGATGGCCCGTGGCATTGATATTCCAGAGGTAAGCCATGTCATTAACTTTGAGGTGCCCCGCCTACACGAAGATTATGTCCACCGTATTGGCCGAACAGGCAGAGCTTTCCATACGGGAACGGCTATTAGCTTTGCGCAAGCCGCCGAGCAATACCACATCCAGATGATCCAAAAGAAAATCCGAATGTCTATCCCTGTTTACGAATTACCTATAGACTTAGAAATTCCTGAAACGCCCTTTGACGAAAAGCAAGAAATAGCCAAAGAAATTGACCACCAAAAACGAAAGGAGGATCCCAATTTTCAAGGTGCTTTTCATGAGAAAAAGGATTACAAACAAAAGCAGAAACAAAAAAGCAGCAAACGCAAACGGCAATTTACAGGGAAAGCCAAAAGCTATATGCAAAAGACTACGCCCAAAAAGAAAACGACTTCTAAGCGGAACCGACACAAAAAATAA
- a CDS encoding protoglobin domain-containing protein, with product MQTPKVLSQEQILADDMILHTYADLMLGQLPQIIDQFYDQMLSQPDFEHFFTSDHQVKRLKSLHKSYWTDFWTLDFDAAYQERRKSIGLVHARIGLPLKFYFEGMVLFGHLFREVFRALSIRDFDLLEAFHMRIEQEIAIIVDSYNQQKEAVLEEENRRLAAPLSQIWDDILFLPLVGILHKKRLKEVIKQALHKVSEVSAKVFILDIKGLQHLQLEEAKGLLQLLKAVQLMGCKPLVSGISPIMAQTLLELDIQLKKINAQSSMKDALSKAYAFKNLKLVNIHELAI from the coding sequence ATGCAAACCCCAAAAGTTTTAAGTCAAGAACAAATTCTAGCAGACGATATGATTTTGCATACTTATGCCGATTTGATGCTTGGCCAACTCCCCCAAATTATAGATCAATTTTATGATCAAATGCTGAGTCAACCTGATTTTGAGCACTTTTTCACCTCTGACCATCAGGTTAAACGCCTCAAAAGCTTGCATAAAAGTTATTGGACCGACTTCTGGACTTTAGACTTTGATGCGGCTTATCAAGAGCGCCGAAAAAGCATTGGTTTAGTGCATGCCCGTATTGGCTTGCCGCTCAAATTTTATTTTGAGGGAATGGTGTTGTTTGGCCATCTTTTTCGAGAAGTATTTAGGGCGCTCAGTATCCGTGATTTTGACCTTTTAGAGGCCTTTCATATGCGTATTGAGCAAGAGATCGCTATTATTGTGGATAGCTATAACCAGCAAAAGGAAGCGGTTTTGGAAGAGGAAAATCGTCGTTTGGCGGCTCCACTTTCTCAAATTTGGGATGATATTCTCTTTTTGCCTTTGGTGGGTATTCTTCACAAAAAGCGGCTCAAGGAAGTGATCAAACAAGCCTTGCACAAGGTTTCTGAGGTTTCTGCCAAGGTGTTTATTTTAGACATTAAGGGCTTGCAACATTTGCAGCTAGAGGAGGCCAAGGGCTTATTGCAATTGCTTAAAGCCGTTCAACTCATGGGGTGCAAACCTTTGGTGTCGGGCATCAGTCCAATTATGGCGCAAACCTTACTAGAGCTTGATATTCAGTTGAAGAAAATAAATGCGCAAAGCAGCATGAAAGATGCTTTAAGTAAAGCTTATGCCTTTAAAAATCTCAAGCTGGTTAATATACATGAGTTAGCCATTTAA
- a CDS encoding CHAT domain-containing protein: MFKTLILTLVCCFALIKLWGQTTTDSLVVADNFNLQQIDLFFAETKENWSSLSVKKQQESLAQAKLYLERGFLSKAVIAQKYGWLQAYQKWRDQAIFGSEQLAQLSDTLYRYPLADLQSNLPEKTACLEYFWGDSMVYLFYVDQETAQLLRLGRRSPQWERQIVDFVQQLSDPERLSLGEPDLLGPFIQESSALYARFLAPVVSLLPMRKKLLIIPDGPLYQLPFEVLLHQPAGRKRFGDLPYLFREKAIFYHYSSNLFLQEQDSLPQKGGQLLAIAGTYQQDQGRKLAVLPKKRLEIGRLARQFEGRFLLDSLATEANFKANVNRYAVIHLALHSLQEPRQPLESALAFSNITHKQEDDLLQAEEIMNLPISADLTVLSACQGAKRGQTSSALSRAFMYAGCPTTLISLWQIDDESTAVLLEDYYRQIAAGAEKSTALQRAKLKYLSENRNSLASHPIFWSAFIQFGPDQPIYLAERAVGNAVLFLASIFAGGIGLLLILSVILRWKRDNATAGVYRK; the protein is encoded by the coding sequence ATGTTTAAAACCCTGATCTTAACCCTAGTCTGTTGTTTTGCCTTGATTAAGCTTTGGGGACAAACAACTACAGATAGCTTAGTTGTTGCAGATAACTTTAATTTGCAGCAAATCGACCTATTTTTTGCAGAAACCAAAGAGAACTGGTCCAGTTTATCGGTAAAAAAGCAGCAAGAATCACTCGCTCAGGCCAAGTTGTACCTAGAGCGTGGTTTTTTGTCAAAAGCTGTAATTGCTCAAAAATACGGTTGGTTACAGGCCTATCAAAAATGGAGAGACCAAGCCATTTTTGGAAGCGAACAACTGGCCCAGTTATCTGATACGCTTTATCGCTATCCCTTAGCTGATTTGCAGAGCAATTTGCCAGAAAAAACGGCCTGTCTAGAGTATTTCTGGGGCGATTCTATGGTTTATTTGTTTTATGTGGACCAAGAAACGGCCCAATTGCTTCGTTTGGGTAGGCGCTCTCCGCAATGGGAGCGGCAGATTGTAGATTTTGTTCAGCAGTTGAGTGATCCCGAGCGATTGAGCCTAGGTGAGCCCGACCTTTTAGGTCCTTTTATCCAAGAATCCTCGGCTTTGTATGCTCGATTTTTGGCTCCGGTGGTTAGTCTTTTGCCCATGCGAAAAAAGCTATTGATTATTCCTGATGGTCCATTATATCAATTGCCTTTTGAAGTTTTACTCCATCAACCTGCTGGAAGAAAGCGTTTTGGCGATCTGCCTTACTTATTTCGAGAAAAAGCCATTTTTTATCATTACAGCAGTAATCTCTTTTTGCAAGAGCAAGATAGTTTGCCTCAAAAGGGAGGGCAACTATTAGCCATTGCAGGGACTTACCAGCAGGATCAGGGACGAAAATTAGCTGTATTACCCAAAAAACGACTTGAAATTGGGCGGCTCGCTCGGCAATTTGAGGGCCGTTTTTTACTCGACAGTTTGGCAACAGAGGCCAATTTCAAGGCAAATGTTAACCGCTATGCGGTGATCCATTTGGCGTTGCACAGCCTACAAGAGCCTAGGCAGCCGCTAGAATCAGCCCTTGCTTTTTCTAATATCACTCATAAGCAAGAGGATGACTTACTTCAAGCTGAAGAGATTATGAATTTGCCCATTTCGGCTGATTTGACCGTCCTTTCAGCTTGCCAAGGCGCTAAAAGAGGACAAACTAGTTCCGCCTTGAGTAGAGCCTTTATGTATGCGGGCTGCCCCACAACCTTAATTAGTCTTTGGCAGATTGATGATGAAAGCACGGCCGTTTTATTAGAAGATTATTATCGTCAAATTGCCGCAGGAGCCGAAAAAAGTACTGCCCTACAAAGAGCAAAACTCAAATATCTTTCTGAAAATAGAAATAGTCTGGCTTCGCACCCCATTTTTTGGTCGGCTTTTATCCAATTTGGCCCTGACCAACCTATTTATTTAGCAGAAAGGGCCGTTGGAAATGCCGTGCTTTTTTTAGCCAGTATTTTTGCTGGTGGTATTGGTTTGCTCCTTATTTTGTCTGTCATTTTGCGCTGGAAACGAGACAACGCGACAGCAGGTGTCTACAGAAAATAA
- a CDS encoding LURP-one-related/scramblase family protein: protein MRKLFQLKEKIWSFGGNYVIRDENEEPVYAVKGKVFSWGKDLSFQDYHTGEEIFRIKQILMSFMPRFEILKDGEPLAEIRKEFQWFGQKFTLDVPGPNDYTIEGSFWQREFEFRRASGLSARVSKAFWNWTDTYGIEIYEGDEAFILATAIVIDLVLFEKKSN from the coding sequence ATGCGCAAGCTATTCCAATTGAAAGAAAAGATTTGGAGTTTTGGTGGAAATTATGTCATCCGAGACGAAAATGAAGAGCCCGTTTATGCGGTCAAGGGAAAAGTTTTTTCTTGGGGAAAAGATCTCTCCTTTCAAGATTATCATACGGGGGAAGAAATATTTCGCATCAAGCAAATTTTGATGAGTTTTATGCCTCGCTTCGAAATTTTGAAGGATGGAGAGCCATTGGCTGAAATTCGCAAAGAGTTTCAGTGGTTTGGCCAAAAGTTTACCTTAGATGTGCCTGGTCCAAATGATTATACTATTGAAGGCTCTTTTTGGCAAAGAGAATTTGAATTTCGCCGAGCTTCGGGCCTCTCTGCTCGAGTATCTAAAGCGTTTTGGAATTGGACGGATACTTATGGCATTGAAATTTATGAGGGCGATGAGGCCTTTATCTTAGCCACCGCTATTGTTATTGATTTGGTGCTGTTTGAAAAGAAATCAAACTAA
- a CDS encoding LURP-one-related/scramblase family protein, giving the protein MPKRFQLKEKAWSLDSSYLIRDELDQITYLVEGKFFSWGKALSFRDYKTGQELFQIKRRLFCLLPQFEIKHKGEVIAEFRKRFYLWGHCFSLRFSGGSNYQVEGGFWSRNFIVSANEKQLAKLSKKFWAWTDTYAVEIYEGEEQLILAAAVIIDCVLFNHGSN; this is encoded by the coding sequence ATGCCAAAGCGCTTTCAGCTCAAGGAAAAAGCTTGGAGTCTAGATAGTAGCTATCTAATCCGAGATGAGCTAGACCAAATTACTTATTTGGTAGAAGGGAAGTTTTTTTCTTGGGGCAAAGCCCTTTCTTTTCGAGATTATAAAACAGGACAAGAGTTATTTCAAATTAAAAGACGGCTTTTTTGCCTGTTGCCTCAGTTTGAAATAAAACATAAGGGAGAAGTCATTGCCGAATTTCGTAAGCGGTTTTACCTTTGGGGACATTGTTTTAGTTTAAGGTTTTCAGGAGGGTCAAATTATCAAGTCGAGGGTGGCTTTTGGTCCAGAAACTTTATTGTTAGTGCAAATGAAAAACAATTAGCCAAATTGTCTAAAAAGTTTTGGGCCTGGACAGATACTTATGCTGTTGAAATCTATGAAGGAGAGGAACAACTAATTTTGGCTGCTGCTGTCATTATTGATTGTGTTTTATTTAATCATGGTTCAAATTAG